CTCCGTCAATAAAAAGCACCACTGCGGCACCTTCTTTAAGGGCGTAAGCCGCGCCGATCGCACGCGGAACATCCAGGCCAAGGGCCTCCGGAAACAAAAGAGGCTTTATTCTCCTTTGTGCAAATGCGGATACCTCGGCCAGGGTGCCGTCGGTGGAACCGTTTACGATGGGCACCACCACATCAACAAACGTCTTTAGAAGCTGAGCTATTACTTTCCCGATGCGACCGGCTTCATTTTGTGCCGGTATCACAGCATAGAGCAATGACCTCTCCCCTTTTTCGCCGGACACTTTATTCTCCATACCTTCATACTATGTAAAAAATGGTAAAAGGGGTTGGATTGAATGGGTTTATTCCAAAAGGGAGATGTAGTGGCGCGTCGCTCCCACAAAATGGACGTAATGTTTAAGATCATCGACCTGCATGAAAGAGACGGCAAGGAGCATGCGTTGCTGAAAGGGATCGATTTTCGGCTGCTTTGCGACTCGCCGACCGATGACCTTGTTAAGATTAAGCATGAGGATATTTCGGCGTACTGGCGGAAGATATATAGCCGTAACAATGAGATTATCCGACGCAGCCTGAGTCGCCGGGACAATAATATTCAATTAATGCGGGCCGGAGGCGGTGTTGAGCCGTTCGCGGTTCCCGGCACGGTGTTGCATATCGACGGGGACCCCGATTACCTGGAACTCTGTCTGACCACATATAAACAGTTGGGGGTATCGGCAAGCGGATACGTCTTACCCGAGGAAAAACACGCCCGGTCCCTGGAAGAACTTCTCCCCAAACACCTTCCCGATATCCTTGTTCTTACCGGACATGACGGTTTTATGCCCGGTAGCCACGATTATAAGGACATTAAAAGCTATCGGAACTCCAATTATTATGTTTCAGCGGTGAAGACCGCCCGGCTTTTTGAGCACAACAGAGATTCGCTGGTCATTTTCGCCGGAGCATGCCAGTCACACTATGAGGCGATTCTCAAGGCCGGCGCCAACTTCGCGAGTTCACCCCAGCGGGTGCTTATCCACGCCTTCGATCCCGTTTTTATTGTGGAAAAGGTCGCTTATACGCCGGTAAGCCAGCAGGTGCGTG
This Bacillota bacterium DNA region includes the following protein-coding sequences:
- the yabG gene encoding sporulation peptidase YabG encodes the protein MGLFQKGDVVARRSHKMDVMFKIIDLHERDGKEHALLKGIDFRLLCDSPTDDLVKIKHEDISAYWRKIYSRNNEIIRRSLSRRDNNIQLMRAGGGVEPFAVPGTVLHIDGDPDYLELCLTTYKQLGVSASGYVLPEEKHARSLEELLPKHLPDILVLTGHDGFMPGSHDYKDIKSYRNSNYYVSAVKTARLFEHNRDSLVIFAGACQSHYEAILKAGANFASSPQRVLIHAFDPVFIVEKVAYTPVSQQVRVKEAIEHTITSYPGIGGVETRGCFRQGVPKSPY